cctctcatctccttcctctcctctcctctccttccgccTCTCATTTCTCCTCATCtccacttctcctctctccttcttctctcctccttcctcctttcatttctcctcttctccttctctcttctcctctctctcctctcctcttcaggtATTTGAGGATGACTGGGTGCTGATCCCTGCTCCAGACTCTGGCTGCCCGTCAGAAACCCTGCTGGAAGAGGAGTCCAGCCCCCCCTTGGAGTCCCAGGATCCCCCTGGCCCtcaccaccccaaccccccctcgcCTGCCCCCTCGCCCCCCACTGAGGATCCGCCCAGCCCCTTACCCCCTAGCGCccaccaccccaacccccccctcgCCCTCACCATCGCCCCCTGCCCTGGACCACCAGGTCCTCGAGTGGGACCCCTCTGTCGACATCGGCCACTCTGTCTCCCATGATGACGCAGACTCCTCCTACTTCAGTGCCAACCCCGGTAGGTGCTGATGATGAGTGAAGGATTCTATCAGTGGATCGTCGATACGGAGCGATCGATCCGCTGCTCTCAGACTGCTCTCAGACATTGAGAGCAGCAGCTGTCGTGATCAGTAGCATCATGTTATGGCTGTTTAGCGTTGGAACAcagcctgtgtttgtgctgtctTTCAGGCCTGGGCTACAGAGATGAGCCAATGGCCGGAGACTTTCTGAAGAGGCGGAGCTTTCTCAGCTGCCTCGGCTCCATGTCTGACATCACAAGCCCTCCTGCTGacctggtaacacacacacacacataaaacacaacacacacacacacacatgaaacacaacacacacacacacataaaacacaacacatacataatatagtcacacacagacataaaagGTTTTGATGTCCGGGCAGGAGGTGGGTCAGGCTGCCTATCCAGATTGAACTCGTCTTGACTCAAATCAGTATGTGAAACAGCCAGCCTGCTGGTGGTGTTGTATCCACATTGTAGCGTTTAGCTGCGGTTCCAACGTGGTTAGTGCTGGGAGCCTTAGGCAGGTCACAGGCCTTCTGCAATATCGTCAGGAATGTCAACTTGCGTTCAACCAGCGTAGGAATCTGACCCTGGCGTCCGAGCTGGTGGTGCCTGCCAGGCAGCGTGAGCTTGTGTTCTTCAGGCTGCAGCACAACGGCCCTCTACAAGACGCATCAACAATGCCTTCTTCTTGTTTATGTGGTTTGTGTGATTGCGTGCGTCCGCATttatgcttgcgtgtgtgtgtgtgtgggggggggagggcggagggtggtgtgtgagagtgtgtgggatggtgagtgtgtggggggggggggggggttggtgtagGTGCTTGGGGTGTTGGGTGATGGTGTAGGTGCTTGGATGAGAGAGCAGCAGCTAGTGGCTCTTTGTATTTCTAGTTGCATCTGTTTGTACTCCAGACTTcattccacctctctctccatccactcttctccctgtctggagaggagagcaggaaaagCTGTTGACAGTTGGCTCTTCCAGAGTAGCTATGACAACCGGTCTGGGTAGCACTGCATCTGAACCCAGAGCAGCTGCCTGTAGTCACCAGAGGTCTGGCTGTGTTGTAGAAGTGCATATTAGCAGGGGATGAAGTCGGCCGTGGTAGAAGATCAAAGCGTCGCTGGGGCTCGTAGCGGAGCTGGTGGTCTGCAGGATTGTTGGGTCGTGTTTACAGATGATTCAGTCCATACAAGATAGGATTCCCTCACACCGTTTTAGACTTTACATTTGTGTTAATGTTACAAATGAATCAAGGTTTTAAAAAAAAGATGATTTTCTAAAGATGTGTGTTTGCCTTTGTTCATGTGGTCTTATGAAGTCTACCTACCTGACTGTTTATTTCAACCTCTGCTTGTGTCCAGATCTTGGACAGGGGGTGTGGCCAAGTCCGCCCCAGGAAGTTCGGCAGCGTGGGCGGGGCTTGTTGGGAGACCTCCACGTCCAGCAGAGCCTCGTCAGAGcccgtgacctttgaccctgccAGGATCAGTGCCTGGCTGGGGAAGACTCCCAGGGATGACCCCTTCTTCTCTGGCCCCACCCTCCGAGACCCTGGCAGCCAATCATGTTCCAGGTCTGTCCAGACTGACCTGCAGGTAGGCCTCACTGCTGGgcaactcacacacatgcacactcgtacatacacacacacacacacacacacacactggtacatacacacattcagactCACTCTCACCcagacgcactcacacacacaccctcctccccgTGCCCCCAgtccccagacccagacagctCTGCTGTGCTGACCAACACCCCCACGCTGACCCTCGCTCTGGCCTTCCCCTGCCAGTCTTACAGTCCAGGAGATTCCCCCTCACCTGTACCTCCTCTCACCGTCCAGTCACCTGTACCCCTGACCTCCTGGGAACCCACTGactggggtcaaaggtcacctcaGAGCTGGGAGGACAGACCGTCTGCCAAATGTGCCATGAGCCATGTGCCATGAGGGATCGCTGCAAAGTGCTCCTAACAGAAGCTCTCATTCATCACATCCTATCACATGAGAATCATCTACGTgcatgtttgtgcttgtgtgtgcatgtataagtgtctgtgtgtgtgtatgtatacatgtgtgtgtgaatgtgcgtgcCCTCAAACCTCCTGACCAGACACACTGATTAACTCTGTATGTTCTGCCTGTGGGACGGAGAagagagcgcacacacacacacacacacacagtccacacacgcacacacttacacacacacacacacagtccatacacacacacacacacacacacacacacacacacacagtgaatacacgcacacacttacacagacacacagagacacacacacacagcagctactGGGTCTGGCCCCTTGGAGAATGAGCATCTCAATCGCGTTAACCTGTAGAACCGAAGCTGGAACGCCCTGttagagagctgagagagaaggcAACATCTCCTCATTCTCACAGGTCAAGACACCCTGAAGCACCGCGGGGACCGGGCCTCCAACACAGACGCTGTACGCACTGCATCATGGGATAGGAGCCCCATCCCAGGTCACGTGGGCGGGCTTGGTTTTTATTTGCTGTCTTCTTTCACACGCAATCAAGTTAATTGCCTTTAATTAGCTGTGAACCACATTGGCTGGCAGTGTGCTGGGTTAGAGCCTTATGGAGCCTGTGACAACATTCAGAAAAGGACGATTTACGGCCGTCGCCATTTCTCGTCAGAGACACATTTTAATTTTTTACATATTGTTATAAAACTCCTCTGCCAAAACAACgttcctccttcttccttcttccttcctccttcctccttcctccttcctccttcctccttcctccttcttccttcttcttcctccttcctccttcctccttcctccttcttccttcctccttcctccttcttccttcttcttcctccttcctccttcctccttcttcttccttcctccttcttccttcctccttcttcttcctccttcctccttcctccttcttcttccttcctccttcttccttcctccttcttccttcttccttcttcttcctccttcctccttcttcctccttcctccttcctccttcttcttccttccttcctccttcttccttcctccttcttccttcttcttcctccttcctccttcctccttcctccttcctccttcttccttcttCCTTTGTGGTGGTAATGAAGCTGCCTGCAGCCTGGCGGAGTCCTCCAGCTAtgcagggggggagagggggagaggggggggaggaggaatgaGAAGATATCAGATATGAGATagtctctcacgctctcacgtCTCTCACGCTGTCGATGGGGCGTCCT
This DNA window, taken from Hypomesus transpacificus isolate Combined female unplaced genomic scaffold, fHypTra1 scaffold_488, whole genome shotgun sequence, encodes the following:
- the LOC124465409 gene encoding uncharacterized protein LOC124465409 — protein: MTQTPPTSVPTPVGLGYRDEPMAGDFLKRRSFLSCLGSMSDITSPPADLILDRGCGQVRPRKFGSVGGACWETSTSSRASSEPVTFDPARISAWLGKTPRDDPFFSGPTLRDPGSQSCSRSVQTDLQSPDPDSSAVLTNTPTLTLALAFPCQSYSPGDSPSPVPPLTVQSPVPLTSWEPTDWGQRSPQSWEDRPSAKCAMSHVP